From a region of the Paenibacillus sp. FSL R10-2734 genome:
- a CDS encoding sigma factor-like helix-turn-helix DNA-binding protein: MNIANSKAPVVKVTDLGPATALNYQLSLKGAERAYRKADADDKKVISGMKSDCEFVIEWLNTGRRPGNKRGIERRAGYEREILLDPIRMQAFSSDSKAGSPANLSDEQRFQLEYALNQLSERERECYTLAHGQCIPHSEIAKMLGITYGSVSEYIQRAQRKISDTVENSLFFV, encoded by the coding sequence ATGAACATCGCCAATAGCAAGGCTCCTGTAGTAAAGGTAACGGACTTAGGTCCAGCAACTGCCCTAAACTATCAACTCTCCCTCAAAGGCGCGGAGCGAGCATATAGGAAGGCTGACGCTGATGATAAAAAGGTAATCTCCGGAATGAAGTCTGATTGTGAATTTGTGATTGAATGGCTGAATACAGGACGGAGACCAGGGAATAAGCGTGGGATTGAACGGCGAGCTGGATATGAACGGGAAATACTACTTGATCCAATACGAATGCAAGCTTTCTCCAGTGATTCAAAGGCGGGAAGTCCAGCTAACCTTTCAGACGAACAACGGTTCCAATTAGAGTATGCACTTAATCAATTAAGCGAACGGGAAAGAGAATGTTATACCTTAGCACATGGTCAGTGCATTCCACATTCTGAAATAGCCAAGATGCTGGGCATTACCTACGGCAGCGTTAGCGAATATATTCAACGAGCGCAGCGTAAGATTAGCGATACCGTAGAGAACTCCCTGTTTTTTGTCTAG